From a region of the Eulemur rufifrons isolate Redbay chromosome 7, OSU_ERuf_1, whole genome shotgun sequence genome:
- the FUT7 gene encoding alpha-(1,3)-fucosyltransferase 7 yields MSNAGCSPTRRLRSWGCLAGGALLAVFWLLWLLGSAPRGAPAPQPTITILVWHWPFTDRPPELPGDTCAHYGMTHCRLSTNRSLLASADAVVFHHRELETRRSRLPLAQRPRGQPWVWASMESPSHTHGLSRLRGVFNWVLSYRRDSDIFVPYGRLEAHSGPSPPLPAKSGVAAWVISNFQERQQRARLYRQLAPHLRVDVFGRASGRPLCANCLLPTVARYRFYLSFENSQHRDYITEKFWRNALAAGAVPVVLGPPRATYEAFVPPDAFVHVDDFGSARELAAFLTGMNESRYRHFFAWRDRLRVRQLADWQERFCAICAHYPHLPRGQVYEDLEGWFQA; encoded by the exons ATGAGCAATGCTG GGTGCAGCCCCACCCGGAGGCTACGGAGCTGGGGGTGCCTGGCCGGGGGGGCCCTGCTTGCAGTCTTCTGGCTCCTGTGGCTGCTGGGGTCGGCCCCCAGGggtgccccagccccccagcccacAATCACCATCCTTGTCTGGCACTGGCCCTTCACTGACAGGCCCCCAGAGCTGCCTGGCGACACCTGCGCCCACTATGGCATGACCCACTGCCGTCTGAGCACCAACCGGAGCCTGCTGGCCAGCGCGGATGCCGTGGTCTTCCACCATCGTGAGCTGGAGACGCGGCGGTCCCGCCTGCCCCTGGCCCAGCGGCCACGTGGGCAGCCGTGGGTGTGGGCCTCCATGGAGTCCCCCAGCCACACGCATGGCCTCAGCCGCCTCCGTGGCGTCTTCAACTGGGTGCTGAGCTACCGGCGCGACTCGGACATCTTCGTGCCCTATGGCCGCCTGGAGGCCCACTCGGGGCCCTCGCCGCCGCTGCCCGCTAAGAGTGGGGTGGCCGCCTGGGTGATCAGCAATTTCCAGGAGCGGCAGCAGCGAGCGCGGCTGTACCGGCAGCTGGCGCCCCACCTTCGGGTGGACGTGTTCGGCCGTGCCAGTGGGCGGCCACTGTGCGCCAACTGCCTGCTGCCCACTGTGGCCCGGTACCGCTTCTACCTGTCCTTCGAGAACTCGCAGCACCGCGACTACATCACCGAGAAGTTCTGGCGCAATGCGCTGGCGGCCGGCGCCGTGCCTGTGGTGCTGGGGCCGCCGAGGGCCACCTACGAGGCCTTCGTGCCTCCTGACGCCTTCGTGCACGTAGACGACTTTGGTTCGGCCCGAGAGCTGGCCGCTTTCCTCACTGGCATGAACGAGAGCCGCTATCGACACTTCTTCGCCTGGCGTGACAGGCTCCGCGTACGGCAGCTGGCCGACTGGCAGGAACGCTTCTGTGCCATCTGTGCCCACTACCCCCACCTGCCCCGAGGCCAGGTCTATGAGGACCTGGAGGGCTGGTTCCAGGCCTGA
- the NPDC1 gene encoding neural proliferation differentiation and control protein 1 isoform X1 — MATPVPPPVPRHLRLLRLLLSGLVLGSALRGAAAAASRPDVAACPGSLDCALKRRARCPPGAHACGPCLQPFQEDLQGLCVPRVRRPLGEDRPQPRLEDEIDFLAQELARKEAGHSSLTAPPLPQAGQQLPEAAATVGFSERGQGPKPGLPSAPGAPAPTPRTSWGSPVSSGPVHMSPLKPRGGRGDGLALVLIVAFCVAGAAALALAAVCWCRLQHEIRLTQKADYAAAKAPGSPAEPRISISPGDQRLAHSAEMYHYQHQRQQMLCLERHKEPKELDSVSSEEENEDGDFTVYECPGLAPTGEMEVRNPLFDHASLSVPPPGPGSPSAPQ; from the exons ATGGCGACGCCCGTCCCTCCGCCCGTGCCGCGGCATCTGCGGCTGCTGAGGCTGCTGCTCTCGGGCCTTGTCCTCGGCTCGGCCCTGCgcggggccgccgccgccgccagccGCCCGG ATGTGGCTGCTTGTCCTGGGAGCCTGGACTGTGCCCTGAAGAGGCGGGCGAGGTGTCCCCCAGGAGCACACGCCTGTGGGCCCTGCCTGCAGCCCTTCCAGGAGGACCTGCAAGGGCTCTGCGTGCCCAGGGTGCGACGGCCGCTGG GGGAGGACCGACCCCAGCCCAGACTGGAAGATGAGATCGACTTCCTGGCCCAGGAACTAGCCCGGAAGGAGGCTGGGCACTCAAGTCTCacggccccgcccctgccccaggcgGGGCAGCAGCTCCCAGAGGCTG cagccactgTGGGATTCTCAGAGCGGGGTCAAGGACCCAAGCCCGGCCTCCCCTCAGCGCCGGGAGCCCCGGCACCCACGCCCCGCACCTCCTGGGGCTCCCCTGTGTCCTCTGGGCCAGTGCACATGTCCCCCTTGAAGCCCCGGGGCGGGCGCGGTGACGGCCTCGCCCTCG TGCTGATCGTGGCGTTCTGCGTGGCCGGCGCGGCCGCCCTCGCCCTGGCCGCCGTCTGCTGGTGCAG GCTGCAGCACGAGATCCGCCTGACCCAGAAGGCAGACTACGCGGCCGCCAAGGCCCCCGGCTCGCCCGCGGAGCCCCGCATTTCCATTTCG CCTGGGGACCAGCGGCTGGCGCACAGCGCCGAGATGTACCACTACCAGCACCAGAGGCAGCAGATGCTGTGCCTGGAGCG GCATAAAGAACCCAAGGAGCTGGACTCGGTCTCCTCGGAGGAGGAGAATGAAGACGGCGACTTCACGGTGTACGAGTGCCCGGGCCTGGCCCCG ACCGGGGAGATGGAGGTCCGCAACCCCCTGTTCGACCACGCCTCTCTGTCCGTGCCCCCGCCGGGCCCAGGCTCACCGTCCGCACCGCAGTGA
- the NPDC1 gene encoding neural proliferation differentiation and control protein 1 isoform X2, which translates to MATPVPPPVPRHLRLLRLLLSGLVLGSALRGAAAAASRPDVAACPGSLDCALKRRARCPPGAHACGPCLQPFQEDLQGLCVPRVRRPLGEDRPQPRLEDEIDFLAQELARKEAGHSSLTAPPLPQAGQQLPEAATVGFSERGQGPKPGLPSAPGAPAPTPRTSWGSPVSSGPVHMSPLKPRGGRGDGLALVLIVAFCVAGAAALALAAVCWCRLQHEIRLTQKADYAAAKAPGSPAEPRISISPGDQRLAHSAEMYHYQHQRQQMLCLERHKEPKELDSVSSEEENEDGDFTVYECPGLAPTGEMEVRNPLFDHASLSVPPPGPGSPSAPQ; encoded by the exons ATGGCGACGCCCGTCCCTCCGCCCGTGCCGCGGCATCTGCGGCTGCTGAGGCTGCTGCTCTCGGGCCTTGTCCTCGGCTCGGCCCTGCgcggggccgccgccgccgccagccGCCCGG ATGTGGCTGCTTGTCCTGGGAGCCTGGACTGTGCCCTGAAGAGGCGGGCGAGGTGTCCCCCAGGAGCACACGCCTGTGGGCCCTGCCTGCAGCCCTTCCAGGAGGACCTGCAAGGGCTCTGCGTGCCCAGGGTGCGACGGCCGCTGG GGGAGGACCGACCCCAGCCCAGACTGGAAGATGAGATCGACTTCCTGGCCCAGGAACTAGCCCGGAAGGAGGCTGGGCACTCAAGTCTCacggccccgcccctgccccaggcgGGGCAGCAGCTCCCAGAGGCTG ccactgTGGGATTCTCAGAGCGGGGTCAAGGACCCAAGCCCGGCCTCCCCTCAGCGCCGGGAGCCCCGGCACCCACGCCCCGCACCTCCTGGGGCTCCCCTGTGTCCTCTGGGCCAGTGCACATGTCCCCCTTGAAGCCCCGGGGCGGGCGCGGTGACGGCCTCGCCCTCG TGCTGATCGTGGCGTTCTGCGTGGCCGGCGCGGCCGCCCTCGCCCTGGCCGCCGTCTGCTGGTGCAG GCTGCAGCACGAGATCCGCCTGACCCAGAAGGCAGACTACGCGGCCGCCAAGGCCCCCGGCTCGCCCGCGGAGCCCCGCATTTCCATTTCG CCTGGGGACCAGCGGCTGGCGCACAGCGCCGAGATGTACCACTACCAGCACCAGAGGCAGCAGATGCTGTGCCTGGAGCG GCATAAAGAACCCAAGGAGCTGGACTCGGTCTCCTCGGAGGAGGAGAATGAAGACGGCGACTTCACGGTGTACGAGTGCCCGGGCCTGGCCCCG ACCGGGGAGATGGAGGTCCGCAACCCCCTGTTCGACCACGCCTCTCTGTCCGTGCCCCCGCCGGGCCCAGGCTCACCGTCCGCACCGCAGTGA